A region of the Phalacrocorax aristotelis unplaced genomic scaffold, bGulAri2.1 scaffold_221, whole genome shotgun sequence genome:
TTGAGCGCATGATCGTCGGCAAGAAGCCGGTGGGTTCACCCGAGGGATGGGATGGGTTCTAGGTGACCTATGGGGGATGTTCTAGGTGACCTATGGGGGATGCTCAAGGTGACCCTATGGGAGAAGTCCTAGGTGACCTATGGGGGACGCTCAAGGTGACCAATGGGGGATGTTCTAGGTGATCCAATGGGGGATATTGTAGGTGACACTATGGGGGGATGCTCTAGGTGACCCCAGGGATGGGACAGGCCAATGTCAAGGGTGCCATCAACACCAAGGGGTGGGCCTggagggtgggtgggtgtgtcCCACTGAGGTCCCGCCCCAGTGCTGAGCCCACCCCTGTCCCCAGGTGCTGTCCCTGCCCCACCGGCGCCTGgtgtgctgctgccagctctaCGAGGTCCCCGACCCCAACCGGCCCCAGCGCCTGGGGCTGCACCAGCGCGAGGTCTTCCTCTTCAACGACCTGCTGGTGGTGAGCTGGATGCCCTGGGTGCCCTGCACAGCAggggtgtccctggggtgggggttACCCTGGGGAGTCAAGGGGTCTCCCAGATGCTTGGGTCCTCGGTGACCTGGTGGCCCCGGCAGGTGACGAAGATCTTCCAGAAGAAGAAGATCCTGGTGACCTACAGCTTCCGCCAGAGCTTCCCCCTCGTTGAGATGCACATGCAGCTCTTCCAGAACGCCTGTGAGCCCCACGGCACCCCACGGCatgcccccctgccccacagcacctCCGCGGGACACTCCCCTCTCCCTACATCCCACGGGGTCCACCACCAGATGACCCTTTGCCCCATGGCGTCCACCACGGAGTGTCCCCCATTGGAGATCCCATGGCATTCACCATGGGATGGTTTATGGTGTCCCCCATAGGatcacagaacggtttgggttggaagggaccttaaagatgaCCTAgtcccaaccccctgccatgggcaggggcaccttccactagaccaggttgctcaaagcctcgTCCAACCTGATCTTGAACACTTCTAGGCATGGGGCATCCATGACTTCTCCGGGCAACCTGTTCCGGTGCCTCGCCACGCTCATaatgaagaatttcttctttatatctaacctaaatctacccttcttcagtttaaagtCATCACCCCGTGTCCTATCACTACGCGCCCTCgttaaaaagtccctctccagctttcttgcagGCCCCCTTCGGGTAGTGGAAGGTCTCTCCGgtgccttctcttctccaggctgaacaacgcCAACTCTCTCAACCCATCTTCAtagtgttccagccctctgaccatctTCATGGCCTTCTTCTAGactcgctccaacaggtccatgtccttcatATGGTGGGGGCCCCAGAGCCGGACGCAGGACTCcgggtggggtctcaccagagcggagtagagggggagaaccccctccctcgacctgctggtcacCCTTTCGATGCggcccaggatacggttggctttctgggcgGCGAGCGCACGTTGCCGGGTCACGTTGAGCTTCTCATCGACCAACACCCcctcaagtccttctcctcaagGCTTCTCTCAACCCATTCtccacccagcctgtatttggGCTTGGGATTGCCTCGACCCCCATGCAGGAGCTTGCcgttggccttgttgaacttcatgaggttcgcACGGGCCCGCCTTTCAAGCTTGTCAAGGTCCCTCtagatggcatcccttccctccagcgtGCCGACCGCGCCACGCAGCTCGGTGTCGTCGGCCAACTCGCAGCCGATCCGCGTCGCCAACAAAACGCTGGTCCCAATACCGACCCCTGAGGAACGCCCTTCGTCACCGGTCTCCGCTCGGACGTCGAGCCGTTGACCGCAACTCTTTGGgtgcgaccatccagccaattcttTATCCACCAACCGGTCCGTCCATCAAATTTTTTCCGATGTAGAGACACGGTCGTCACGCGGGATGGTGTCACGTGCTTTGCACGAGTCCAGGTAGACGCCGCGGTCTctcttccctcacccaccaacGCCGTAACCGCGTCGTAGGAGGCCACCAACTTTGTCAGGCAcgatttgcccttagtgaagccgcGTTGGCCGTCACCAATCGCCTCCTGATTTTCCAcgtgccttagcatagtttccaggaggatctgctccatcaTCTTGCCGGGCACGGAGGTTCTCCGGGTCTTTTTgttcctcctttttaaaaatggaggtTAAGTTTCCCCTTTTCAGTAGGAACTTCACCGGACTGCATATTCTCAGATAGCGGCTTCGCAACGTCACCcaccaattccctcaggacccgCGGACGCATCTCAGCAGGTCCCATGGACCTTCAGGTGCCTTAGATGGTCTCGATCATGACCTACAGCGGGCGGTTCTTCGTTATCCCactccctgcctttgccttccgCGACTTGAGCGGTGTGGGTTGAGCACTTGCcggtgaagactgaggcaaaaaaagtcACCGAGAACCTCAACCTTCTCCACATTCTGAGTAACCAGgtctcctgtttccttccagAGAAGGCCCATGTTTTCCATACTCTTCCTTTTATCACCGACGTAGCTATAGAAGCTTTCCTTGTTGCCCTCGATGTCCTTGGCCAAATTTCATTCTCTcagggctttggctttcctaacctgatccctggctgctcGGACAATTCCTCTGTGTTCCTTCCAGGCTAcccatccttccttccacccTCTGTAGGCTTCCTTTTGGTGCTTGAGGTTGGCCAGGAGCTCCTCGTTCATCCACGCAAGCCTCCCGGAGTTTTTTCTTGACTTCCTCTTTGTTGGGATGCATCGCTCCTGAGCTTGGAGAACATCCTGgaatattaaccagctttcttgggcccctcttccctccGGGGCTTTATCCCGTGGTCCTCTACCCTGAAGGgaccaaagtctgctctcctgaagtccagggtagcGAGCTTGCGGTGCGCCCTAAGGGTCTAGAGCTCCCCCTTTTCATGGCCACCGTGGCCATGAGTTTCACGTTCcccaccagcccttccttgttggTGAGAAGGTCCAGCCTAGCACCTCTCGCGTTGGTTCCTGTATTGCTTGGAGAAGGAAGTTGTCATCAACGCACTCCAGGAGCCTCCAGGGTGTCCCACGGTGTCCTCCATGGGGCGCTCCCCTGCCCCATGGTGTCCTCCATTGGATGGTCAATGGTGTCCCCCATAGGAGCCTCCAAGGTGTCCCCCATAGGAGGTCCCACGGTGTCCCCCATAGAATGTCCCATGGTGTCTTCCATGGGATGCTCCCCTGCCCCATGGTGCCTCCATTGGATGGTCCATGGTGTTGTCCATTGGATGTCCCATGGTGTCCCCTATAGTTCATCCCATGGTGTCCCCCATAGGATATTTTATGCTGTCCCCTATAGAATGTCCCATGGTGTCCCCTATAGGATGTCCCATGGTGTCCCCCATAGGACGTCCCATGGTGTCCCCTATAGAATGTCCATGGTGTCCCCCATAGGACGTCCCATGGTGTCCCCTATAGAATGTCCATGGTGTCCCCCATAGGATGTCCCATGGTGTCCCCTATAGGATGTCCCATGGTGTCCCCCATAGGACGTCCCATGGTGTCCCCTATAGAATGTCCATGGTGTCCCCTATAGGATGTCCCATGGTGTCCCCCATAGGACGTCCCATGGTGTCCCCTATAGAATGTCCATGGTGTCCCCTATAGGATGTCCCATGGTGTCCCCCATAGGATGACCCATGGTGTCCCCTATAGAATGTCCCATGGTGTCCCCTATAGGATGTCCCATGGTGTCCCCCATGGGAtgctcccctgccccacagcaccgCCTGTGGGAtcccccctcccctggcccccagGTCGCCCAGAACCCTGTGACCTCTGACCTCGTGACCTCTGACCccaccgcccccccacccccagattACCAGTTTGGGATCAAGCTTCTGTcggcggcgccgggcggggAGAGGAAGGTCCTGATTGTCTTCAACGCCCCGAGCCCGCAGGACCGGCTGCGCTTCGCCAGCGACCTCCGCGAGTCCGTGGCCGAGGTGCAGGAGATGGAGAAGTACCGCGTGGAGGGTGAGCGGGGCACgggagcactgggaggggcgctggggggggggggggggggcgctgggggcactgggaggggcgctgggggcacggggaggggggctgggagcgctgggaggggggctgggagcactgggagggggGCTGAGAGCACTGGGAGGGGCgttgggagcactgggaggggcGCTGggggcacggggaggggggctgggagcgctgggagggggggctgggggcactgggaggggggctgggagcactgggaggggcgctgggggcactgggagggggctgggggcaccgggaggggggctggaggcactgggaggggggctggaggcactgggaggcatgctgggggcactgggaggggggctgggagcactgggagggggactgggagcactgggaggggctgggtgTGCTTTGTGGGGACCAGGGGTATGGGGATGGGTGCTGAGAGCAGTGGGAtgggcactgggggcactgggatggGCACTGGGAGTACTGGGATGGGCactggaggcactgggaggggggctgggagcactgggaggggggctgggagcACGGGGAGGCGTGCTGGGAGCACGGGGAGGCgtgctgggggcactgggatgggggctgggagcactgggagggggcctggaggcactgggaggcgtgctgggggcactgggaggggcaCTGGGGGTACTGGGAGGGGTGCTGGTGGCACTGGGATGGGCACTGGGAGTGCTGGGAGGGGCACTGGGATCACTGGGAGGGGCgctggaggcactgggaggggcgctggaggcactgggagggggcgctggaggcactgggaggcgtGCTGGGACCATGGggaggggtgctgggagcactgggagaggTGCTTGGTTTGCTATGTGGGGACCAGGGGTATGGGGATGGatgctgggagcagtgggatgGGCACTGGGAtgggcactgggagcactgggagcatGGACGTTGAACTGGGAGAGGGGCATCGGGGGCAGTTGGTTGGAAAATGGGGAcaactgggagcactgggagcgcTTGGATGGGCACTGGGATGTTCTCTTGGGTGAATTGGATGGGATGGCACTGGAGATGCTGGAAtgggcactgggagcactgggagctcTTCGATTTGCCCTGGGGCAGTCCTTGGGGTCGCTTGGATGGGGACTGGGGGCACCGGAGCAGGTACTGtaggcactgggagcactgggatgggacgtggggtcactggggggcactgggacggtgtggggggcactgggatgtGGCCCAGGGCACTGAGGCTGccactggggacactgggatggtcggcgggggggcgctgggagcaCTGGAATGGCCAGTGGGATGGTCAGTGGGGGCATTTCGATGGGGACTGGGGGGTCACTGGGcgggggagcactgggatgacTGGGGCTgccgcctcccctccctgcagcgGAGCTCGAGAAGCAGAAGGGGGTGTCGGGGacgcggggtggggggaccccCCGCGAGGCCCTCAATGGCCTCAGCCgcagcagcctggaggaggcGTTCGGGGCCGGCGAGGGGCTCAAGCGCAGCgccctcagcagctccctgcgGGACCTCTCTGATGGCGGTGAGCCGGGGGGGCCGCCCGCCGAGGGGCGTCGGGGTCCCCCGGGGGGGTGTCGGGGTTCCCCGGGGGGTTTTGGGGTCCTTTCTGGAAGGGTATTTGGGGTGCCTTGGGGGTCACTGAGGTTTCTGGGGGTAGTTGGGGACCCTTGGGGGCGGGTTCTGGGTCCCCCTGGGGGGAACAGCAGGGTTTGAgggcccccccccaccccaacaccccccagactctgtgtccccccccaggCAAGCGGGGCCGGCGCAACAGCGTGGGGTCCCTCGACAGCACCATCGAGGTGAGTGGGGGGCCCAGGCCCCGCCCCTTACAGCCCCGCCCCTTAGAGCCCCACCCCATATAGCCCCCACCCCTTAAAGCCCCGCCCATTCATACCCCACCCCCAGGTTCCTGGTGCCCCCATTGCTCTTGGGAAAGGGGGCGAGGCTTGTTTGAGGGGCGGGGCTTGGGCATGCAGGGGAGGGGCTTGTCCACCAGGGGCGTGGTTGTGAAGGAGGGGCGGGGCTTGTGCAAGGAAGGGGCGGGGCATTTCCTAAGATGGCCCTTATATGGCAATGGGGAGGGGCTGGTGTAAGGAGGTGGAGCCCTTGCAGGGAAGGGGCGGGGCTTGCTTGCAGGAGCTGGGGCCCATCCACCAATGGGGGGAAGCTAGAGCTGGGAGGCGGGGCTTGTTCACTAATGTCCCGTGATATGGTGCAGGGGTGGGGCTTGTCCCTTGGTGCATGGTGTTATCCACCAATGGGGAGGGGACACTGAGTCCTAGGGGTGGGGCTTGCCCAGTACAGGGGTGGGGTCTGGCTCTAGAGGGCGGGGCCTGACGGTGGAGGGGGTGGGGCTCATCATAGAGGGCAGGGCCTGAtgagggagggggcggggctAGCTCTAGAGGGCGGGGCTTGACCAGGGAGGGGGCGGGGCTGCGTCTATAGGTACCCAGATGCTGGGCTTTATCCTCCAATGGGAGGAGGGCTGGATTGAGGGGGCGTGGCCTGCCGCCAGGCTGACCCCGCCTCCTCCCGCAGGGCTCCATCATCAGCAGCCCCCGGCCGCAGGTGCGGGGTCcgccgggggggccggggggagccccCGAGGGCTACAaggcccccccccgccccgtctccaactcctcctccttcctgggGTCCCTCTTCGGCAGCCGACGGGGCAAAGGACCCCCCGGTCCCCCACCCGGGGTGGGGGGCCCCGCTTCGGCctcagcctcaccctccccccgcgccccccgcccccccccgagGGTCCCTCCAAGCTGCAGGCGTTGCACGCCCAGTATTGCCatggggccgggggggggcggcagcAGCGGTGGGGGGGGGACCCGGCCCCCCGCCACCACCCCCGTACCCCCAAcaacctccccctccccgctcgCCCCGCGCCCCCTCCGCCGCTGCCCGCCATCGCCGCCGGAGCCCCCCCACGCTTCCACGGGGGCCCCCAACCCCCCCTTGTCGGCGCCCCCCCAGCAGCACGGCCCTCCCGGCGGGGGGTTCCCCCCACCGCACCCCCATTACACCCTACACCGGCCCGGCAAGAGGGGGGGGGCTCCCCCCGGACCCCCCCGCCCAACCCCTCTCCCCCTTACCCCTCtacagccctgcacccccacaccACGGGCTGCCCCATGCTTaccccccgggcccccccccgcaccaccaccccccgccgccccccgcccccgcccccgccaaACACTTCgttttttggggggggcggcggcgtgGCCCAACTGGGGGGGCCCTaagggggggcggcggcggggcggcccctccgccccatcaccaccatcatcatcatcatcaccaccacCCGCCCCCCCATTCCCCaatccctccccacccctcttACCCTCCACTGCCCCCTCCCCCTCGCCCCAcacccccctcagccccccacTCCCCCGCCGGCCCCACCTCGCCCCGGCCCAAGCCAGCCAGGGCCCCCCCAAACCCAAGGGGGGGGAACGCATCAGCACTGTCGTCTGAAAcgccccccccacccgccccggCAGAGGACGGACACAACTCGTGGCAGCGATGGACAGCGCCGGCATGCTGGATGCGGTCGTTATTTTTGtaaaacacccccccacccccccaattTTCcaacgcccccccccccaaaaaaacaccaaccctGCACGTGGCTCGTGTTTGGCTGCTCGCgcctcgccccccccccgcgggggtgggggcacccggacacctgggtccgtccccccccccccccaccgccattccgggggtcgcGTCGAGGATgggcccccccccaccccccggctcAGGCTGAATGTCACATGGCACTttaacccccaccccccccaccaccaccccccctcctccccaaacccccccacccctcccccggacgcctgggtcccctccctGGGGGACACCCGGCGGCCGCAGACCCAGGGATGCGCGCggaggggacccaggcgtccgggcCCCCCCCCGAGGaggacccaggcgtccgggcCCGCATGGCGCCCGCGCCGGGCCCTGTATATAAGAGACTGTATATTTGATGCTTCATAAACGGACCGGCCGGCCCTTGGCGTGTGACCTGCCTGCGCccctctttttcatttttttggggggggggggggtgggggggggggggcgaggcAGGCGAGGGCTACTATAGGGCAGGGGAGGCTTTAAGGGCCATAAGGGAGATGGGGGTCTGTACGGCGTGGGGCCACAGCAGGACTTAGAGGGGCTCTGGGGCTATAGGGGCCTGTCAGGGTATAGGGGGCTGATAGAGGATGTCGGGATATAGGGCCTCTGAAAGAGTCAGGAGGCTATAGGGCCCCAGGGTTATAGGGGCCTGGGGCCTATGGGGTCCTTGTAATGGGTCCTGGGGCTATAGGGCCCCTTGGCATATTACAGTCAGAGGACTATAGGGATGCTTAGGCTATAGGGAGCTGGGAGATCTAGGGGCCTAGGCGGCTATAGGGCCCCATATATAGAGAGTTTGGGTGCTAAGGGGGTCAGGGGCTATAGGGCCCATATATAGAGCGTTTGGGTGCTAAGGGGGTCGGGGGCTATAGGGCCCATATATAGAGCGTTTGGGTGCTAAGGGGGTctgggggctataggggccaTAATGGGGACTCTGGGGTCTATAGGGGCCGTAATAGGGGCCCTGTGGCTATAGGTGCCTGGGAGCGATAGAGGCCTGGGGGCTACAGGGGCCATAACTAGGGAACTTGGGGGCTACGGAGGGCCTGGGGCTATATGGGCTGGGGGGTATAGGGGCCATAATGGGGACCCTGGGGTCTATAGGGGCCGCAAGAGGGGCCCTGTGGCTATAGGTGCCTGGGAGCTATAGGGGCCCTGATGGACACCCTGTGGCTATAGGGGCTTGGAGCTATAGGAACCTGGGAGGTTACATGTTCGTTATTCCTTCTATAGGGACCCTGGGGGTGTAGGGGcgaggaggggggcgggggtCGGAGCTCTTCGAAATCCCGCCCATTTGGGGCGGTGCTCGCAGTGgcaccgccccctccccgcccctccACCCCGCGGGCGGCTGTGCGGCGCATGCGCGCTGCGCCCCTTTAAACGTGCACAAGAAGCTCCGGCTCCTCCGCTGACCCAACCGCGGAGGCGCAGTCGGCGGCGAGGATCCCTccgccgcggggaggggggcggagCCTGAGGACTATTTTCCTATCGCTCCTCCGGCCACACCGTCTCCCACCGGCCAAGCCGCCATGGCGGGCGTGTCGGAGGAGTTCCCCCCTTCACCCATCTGCGAGCCCTCGCAGCCGGTTGTGGCGATGTCGCCGCGCTCAGCGCTCTCCTTCTTCCGCGGCGGAAGGAGACCGTTCCGTGAGAGGAGACGTAGCACCGCCCGGAGGACGGCGTGCGCGCTCGCGTCTGCGCAGTGTGTGCGGGCgcgcgggcggggggggggggggggagcgagaggaggagggaatccaagatggcggcggcggcccgg
Encoded here:
- the LOC142051348 gene encoding LOW QUALITY PROTEIN: IQ motif and SEC7 domain-containing protein 2-like (The sequence of the model RefSeq protein was modified relative to this genomic sequence to represent the inferred CDS: inserted 1 base in 1 codon) — protein: RMIVGKKPVLSLPHRRLVCCCQLYEVPDPNRPQRLGLHQREVFLFNDLLVVTKIFQKKKILVTYSFRQSFPLVEMHMQLFQNAYYQFGIKLLSAAPGGERKVLIVFNAPSPQDRLRFASDLRESVAEVQEMEKYRVEAELEKQKGVSGTRGGGTPREALNGLSRSSLEEAFGAGEGLKRSALSSSLRDLSDGGKRGRRNSVGSLDSTIEGSIISSPRPQVRGPPGGPGGAPEGYKAPPRPVSNSSSFLGSLFGSRRGKGPPGPPPGVGGPASASASPSPRAPRPXPEGPSKLQALHAQYCHGAGGGRQQRWGGDPAPRHHPRTPNNLPLPARPAPPPPLPAIAAGAPPRFHGGPQPPLVGAPPAARPSRRGVPPTAPPLHPTPARQEGGGSPRTPPPNPSPPYPSTALHPHTTGCPMLTPRAPPRTTTPRRPPPPPPPNTSFFGGGGGVAQLGGP